A window of Halopseudomonas sabulinigri genomic DNA:
AAGTGCCGGACCCCGCCTCTCGGCAGCAACGCAAAGGGCCCCAAAGCCCAAGTGTGGTGGTAGACCCTGACAGGTACCTGTGGGATACCGCTCACTGGCAGGGCAGACCCTGGGCGGAAACGGTCATATATGAGCTTCACGTGGGCGCCCTGGGCGGCTTTAAACAGGTCGAGTCCTGGCTGCCCCACCTGCGTGAGCTAGGCGTCACGGCCATTGAACTCATGCCGTTGAATGAAGTGCCTGGCGGACGCAACTGGGGTTACGACGGTGTGCTGCCCTATGCGCCCCAGTCGAGCTACGGCACGCCTGACGAACTCAGGCACCTTATAGATCGCGCACACGCGCTGGGGCAGATGGTGTTTATCGATGTGGTCTACAACCATTTCGGTCCCGATGGTAACTATCTCGGAGAGTACGCTAGCGATTTCTTCCGCACCGATATCCCGACCCCCTGGGGTGCCGCTATCGACTTTCGCAAACGGCCGGTGCGCGACTTTTTTGTCGAAAACGCATTAATGTGGGTGCACGAATTTCGCGTTGACGGTTTGCGGCTCGATGCAGTGCACGCCATCAACGACATCAGTCTGCTTGAGGAACTGTCCGAGCGAGTGCAAGACAGTTTACCCGAGGGCCGTCAGGTTCACCTGGTGCTCGAGAACGAAGGTAACGACGCGCCGTTGCTCGAACAACGTTACCGCGCGCAGTGGAATGACGATGGTCATAATGTACTGCACCACCTACTGACAGGGGAAAGCGATAGCTACTACGCCGACTTCGCCAAAGACAGCACCGATAAGCTTGCGCAGTGTCTCCAAGAAGGCTTCGTCTATCAGGGTCAACGCAATCGGCACGGCAGGGAGCGTGGCAAGCCAAGCGGTCATCTAGACGCCACGTGTTTTGTGCTCTTCCTACAGAATCACGACCAGATCGGCAATCGGGCGTTGGGTGAGCGTCTGATCAACCTCACCTCTGAAGCTCAGCTGAAAGCAGCAATTGCCTTGCTGTTACTAAGCCCCATGGTGCCCCTGCTGTTCATGGGTGAAGAATGGGGCTGTACCCAACCATTCCTGTTTTTTACCGATCATCATGGCGAGCTGGCTGCTGCAGTTCGAGAGGGGCGACGCAGCGAGTTCTCCGAGTTCGCCGCCTTCAACGACGAACAGCAACGCGAGAAGATCCCCGACCCGAACGCCGCTTCTACATTCACCCACTCCCGGCCCAACCTAGCCGAGGTGAACGAGCCAACACATCGAGCATGGCTTGAGTACTACCGGCACTTGCTATCGTTGCGGCACGGCCATTTGACACCTCGGCTGCAGGGAGCGCGCTCTCTCGGAGTAGAGGTTTTGGGCCCTAAGGCCGTCTCAGCACGCTGGAGCCTAGCGGACGGCGCGGTGTGGCGAATCGACCTGAATCTTTCGACACAGGCTTGCGAACTGCTGCCACTGCAATCCACTGCAGAAGTGATCTTTGCCGTCGGTATCGCGCTTGACGACTCTCGAAACCATCGGCTGCCCGGGTGCAGCGCTCTCATCAGCATGGAAAAGAAGCTATGAACACATCTAATCTGGCCCGGCTGGCCAGCATTGTGGGCCTTAGCGTGGATTGGACGGATGCGCACGGTCATCTGCAGACGGTGAGCGATCAAGCACTGCGCAAACTTCTTGCCGCCTTGGGCTACCCGGCTGAGAGCGAAACCGACATCAATGCCAGCCTAGAACGGGCGACAGAAGAAAGAGATCAGGCGCTGACAGGCCCGCTTATTATTACCGTAGCGGGGGATCCCTGCCCTCTCGGTGACCGTTTCCACCGTTTTTCGCGGTGCCAGATTACTACCGAACAAGGCGAGTGCATCGACACGAAACTCGATTATAGAGCCTGCCTGGTAGAGCCCTTGCCCATCGGCTATCACCAACTGCAGATAGCGGACCACCATCTCACGCTCGCGGTGACGCCGCCCCACTGCCAGAGTGTCGACAGTCTCGCTGGAGAGCCCCACTCACGGCTGTGGGGTCTGAGCGCGCAGCTGTATTCGCTGCGCCGCGAGAACGATGGTGGAGTGGGCGATACGCTGGCGCTGCAGCATCTGGCTTCCCGCGCCGCAGTTTACGGGGCCGACGCATTGGCAATCAGTCCGGTACACGCGATGTTCACCGGCCTGGCAGAGCAATACAGCCCCTACTCCCCCTCCAATCGATCATTGTTCAATGCATTGCACAGCGCCCCTGAACAAGTGCTCGGCAGGGCGGCTGTCGAGCAAGCTACCCGAGATTGCAACCTGGAAGAGCAGATGGCGCTACTAGAGTCGCGCCCTTTGGTCGACTGGGCGGGCGTCAGCGAGGCGCGACTACGATTGCTGCGGCGCTTGTACGACAACCTGGTAGCGGAGCAGTCAGAACTACTGGTTAATTTCCACAGTTTCTGTGCCGAGGGTGGCAGTGCGTTACACCAGCACGCCTGCTTCGAGGCGCTACACGCTCATCTACATGACGAGCAGGGAACCCAAGACTGGCGGCAATGGCCGGCAGCCTACCGTGATCCTGCCAGTGAGACCGTGCGCAGATTTGCCCGCGAGCACGAAGACGAAATCGGCTTTCACCTGTTCTGCCAATGGCTGATGGCCCGTTGCCTGGAGCAAACCCAGAATGCCAGCCGGGCTGCAGGTATGCGCATTGGTCTGATCACGGATCTGGCCGTAGGAGCCGACCCCAGAG
This region includes:
- the malQ gene encoding 4-alpha-glucanotransferase, with protein sequence MNTSNLARLASIVGLSVDWTDAHGHLQTVSDQALRKLLAALGYPAESETDINASLERATEERDQALTGPLIITVAGDPCPLGDRFHRFSRCQITTEQGECIDTKLDYRACLVEPLPIGYHQLQIADHHLTLAVTPPHCQSVDSLAGEPHSRLWGLSAQLYSLRRENDGGVGDTLALQHLASRAAVYGADALAISPVHAMFTGLAEQYSPYSPSNRSLFNALHSAPEQVLGRAAVEQATRDCNLEEQMALLESRPLVDWAGVSEARLRLLRRLYDNLVAEQSELLVNFHSFCAEGGSALHQHACFEALHAHLHDEQGTQDWRQWPAAYRDPASETVRRFAREHEDEIGFHLFCQWLMARCLEQTQNASRAAGMRIGLITDLAVGADPRGSMAWSRQGELLRSVTVGAPPDILNTQGQNWGVAAFSPQGLQRHGYTAFIEMLQANLAHAGGVRIDHVMGLQRLWVIPEGASPAEGAYLNYPFADLMRLLALESWRNQALIIGEDLGTVSGGLREALAKNNLLGMRVLLFEQTEGGDFILPNQWPTNALATTTTHDLPTINGWFQGNDISWRHRLGQRSDSEARTDMQHRNCERNALSKALKIAGHCTADITSPENQLEACIGFIGCSPAPLVMLPLEDAMGIGEQPNLPGPPGGHPNWRRRWSESAEHMLDIPTVQRRLRRLALSRQASRTKASAGVDLRPAPAAQE
- the treZ gene encoding malto-oligosyltrehalose trehalohydrolase, which codes for MFGLRSSHGALLLDPCHTRFRLWAPDANRVEVRIVDGGLYPLQRQDEGWFEATVAVGAGVEYCYRIDGRLEVPDPASRQQRKGPQSPSVVVDPDRYLWDTAHWQGRPWAETVIYELHVGALGGFKQVESWLPHLRELGVTAIELMPLNEVPGGRNWGYDGVLPYAPQSSYGTPDELRHLIDRAHALGQMVFIDVVYNHFGPDGNYLGEYASDFFRTDIPTPWGAAIDFRKRPVRDFFVENALMWVHEFRVDGLRLDAVHAINDISLLEELSERVQDSLPEGRQVHLVLENEGNDAPLLEQRYRAQWNDDGHNVLHHLLTGESDSYYADFAKDSTDKLAQCLQEGFVYQGQRNRHGRERGKPSGHLDATCFVLFLQNHDQIGNRALGERLINLTSEAQLKAAIALLLLSPMVPLLFMGEEWGCTQPFLFFTDHHGELAAAVREGRRSEFSEFAAFNDEQQREKIPDPNAASTFTHSRPNLAEVNEPTHRAWLEYYRHLLSLRHGHLTPRLQGARSLGVEVLGPKAVSARWSLADGAVWRIDLNLSTQACELLPLQSTAEVIFAVGIALDDSRNHRLPGCSALISMEKKL